The Symphalangus syndactylus isolate Jambi chromosome 1, NHGRI_mSymSyn1-v2.1_pri, whole genome shotgun sequence DNA segment CCAGACTGCCCACTCTCAGAAGAGCTTTGAGGACAGAACCAGGGAGCTGTGGTGCAGAGGGCTCCAGCTGCTCTGTCCTGCACAGCCCAGATGCAGGGCACCCACTCACCTGGATAGCCTGTACCAACCGGTTGCTGAGTTCCAGGGCGGCAGAGGCTGTGGATGAGCCAAAGGAGGCAGCCCCTCGCTGCAGCCCCCGCATGAGGCGGCCATCCTTCCTGTACTGCTCAATGGGCAGCCACAGCAGGTCCCGGAACCCTTGGACTGGGGGGAAGGAGCGCTCAGAGACACCCGAGgctgccctgcccccacctcctcctcttATTCCCAATGGCAGCTTCTAGGTTGCCCAAGGGTAAAAGCAGTTTCGAGGGCTTCCAAACCTAGACACTCACAGAGCTGGACAACCGAGTGCATGGGGCCCACGCCTCCCAGCAGGCCGGGCAACTGGTTCTTGCGGATGTCCTGCAGCCACTCGTTGAGGGCATAGCCCAGCACCTTGTCCACACCCAGGAGCCTGGCAGGGCAGGGAGGTGAGGAGGCAGAAGGTGAGGCAGAGCCACACATGGAGGGACTGTGGGGCCAGGAGGACTCAGTACCCCTGTGGCAAGTACTGTGGGTACTCCTACCCTCCCTGTGGTCCCACCCAGTCATGTGCAGAGGGACTgcgtcctcttttttttttttttttgagatggagtcttgctctgttgtccaggctggagtgcagtggtgcgatcttggctcactgcaaccgcctcccgggttcaagcaattctcctgcctcagcctcctgagtagctgggattacaggtgcatgccaccacgcccggctgatttttgtatttttagtagagacggggtttcaccatgttggtcaggctggtctcgaatgcctgaatgtgtgagccatcatgcccagccaactgcgtcctttttacagaggagaaactgaggccctgagaaGGGTGATGACTTGGCGAAGGCCACACAACCAGTTAGGACCAGAACAGAGGGAAGATCAGGGACCCTGGAGAGAGGCTGGGGTGCTGGGGACTCACCCGTGCCTGCAACAGAGCCGCTTTAGCTTCAGCTCGGAGCAGTTGAGTTGGGCCAGGCCGATGAGGAGGCCAGCGAAAGTGccctgggagagggagggggtCCAGGTTTACCCGATGGGACTCAGGGAGCCAGCCAGCCCATGGGAGCCACTGGAGAGCGCCCTGGCCGCTAATGGTGCCTGGATGCAAGACCTGGCCCCCAGAGGGACTCAGCCACAGCTGACCCCACATGGCCACCCCATCCTACCGCCCCACTTACCACCTGGTCCATCGTGACGTGCTTGCCATGGTAATCCAGCCAGATGGGGACCTCAGACGTGAAGCGGAACTCTCTGGGTAGGGGAGCAGGAAGAGGGGGTTCTTTGCTCACTGGCCTGGCCCCCAGCAATCTGGCCCAGGGACCCCCGCCCACAGTCCAGCAGCCTACCTGAAGTAGATGGGCTGCTGGTCAGGAGGGGAGGGGCTGTGTCCACCGCCTGGGGCTTCCTGCGAACCAGTGGTCTCTACGCCCTCGGCCTGTCCTTCCAGGGGGCTGCTGGGCTGGGCTCGAGTCTCGGGGCGAGCTAGGGGAGGGGAGGTCACAGACTGGGGATGGGGCCAGGGATGACTGGGAACCTGGGTTGTCCTGAGAGGCAGAAGGCCCAGGTGCTCCCCTCCCCGGCCCAGCCTCTCACTCTCAACGGAGGTCTCCCCTGGGACCACAGGGTTGATGCCGGCCACCAGACTAGTGAAGAAGTCCTTGAGGAAGAAGAGGGCATCCTGCAAGGGAGAGGTCCAGATGTGGATCAGACTCAGAGGCCTGGAGACAGTGGGGTCACCCTAGGCTCTGCCCTCACGTAGACCACTCACCTGGTCCACATTGAGCCGCAGGGGCATCAGCGAGACGCGGAGACAGCACTCAGGCCCACCCAGGTTGGTGGTGGGGGCCACATGCAGCGCTTTGATGGTGAGCTGGGAGCAGAGGGTGAGTTCTGGGCGCCTGCTGGGCCTCTGGGGCAGCAGCTCACCCAGCTGTTCCCTGACAGCTCACCCAGCCACCCTGCCTCTGAACACGCTGTTCCCTTCGCTAACACAGCCCCTGGCTCTGCCTTCCTCCCAGGCTCACAAACAACCTGGGTGTTTGTGTGGgaatgcgtgtatgtgtgtgaatcCATGCATGTGTGAAGATGTGTCTCCGACGGTCCCGTGCCCTGCCCCAGGGTGGATGGTGCAGGTCGCTCATACCATGTTAGAGTGGGCGCGTCGCGGCATCCGCTCACTCGTGTGTAGGTACAGGAACTTGTTGATCTGGGAGGAGGCGAGCCGGTCTCGGACCTCCAGCTCCTGCACGATGAACACCTGACGGGACAGCGGTCgctcctccagctcctggctGGGGGCCTCGGGGCCTGTGGCTGGCTCCGCTGGGTACACCTCGTGCTGGAAGCTTACCTGTGGGGTGGACAGAGGCCTGGCCAGGTAAACAGGGCCCCAAGAGGGTGGGAAGGGCTGGCCCCAGACcccttctctattctttttttgagacagagtctcactttgtcgcccaggttggagtgcagtggcgcgatctcggctcactgcaacctctgcctctcaggttcaagtgattctcctgcctcggcttccccagtagctgggattacaggcatgtgccaccacacccagctaatttttgtacttttagtagagacagggtttcacaatgttggccaggctggtctcgaactcctggcttcaagtgatcttcctgcctcgccctcccaaagtgctgggactacaggcatgagccaccaggcccggccccaaccccttctctattCTATGCCCAGCAGGGACCTGCCTCTCCCTCCAGACCTGCCCCTGCTCTTGCTTCCCATGCCAGCTGCACTGGTCTCTGCCCCTCAAAGAGTCCAGGCCTGTTTTGCCTTCAGGACTTCGCTCTCGTAGCCCCCCTCCGTGGAAAGccttccttccccctcttccTGCACACCCACTGGCTGGCCATCAGGTCTCAGAGAGGCCCCTGGCGCCCTGCTCTGACACTCATCTCCCCCAAGTTCTTGTAGCACAGCCCACCAACCCGAGCAGCCTGAGGCCCCTCTGCCCTTTGCCTCTAGCGGCTCCTTGGGAAGCCCAGCACTGGCCTGGCTCACTCTAAGCAAGTGGGACCGCCCTGCCCCAGGCAATTTCCCAGGCCCAAACCTTGAACCCCCTGCACCACTCTCTGTATCTCACACACACCCCATCCGCAGCTGAACCTGTGGCCAGCCCCCATCTAGGCTCTCCTGAACCTGCTCACTAGCCCTCCCTGATTGCTGCACAGCCCAGCCCCACAGAGGCCTCTCCTCAAAAGCCCTGAGGGGTTCGTCTCTTGTAAGACCCAAAAGAAATATTCTGGGTCGCTGGTTATGCGCAGGCTCTGCTGCTCCTGGAAACGCCaggatgcttccagtttttttttgtttttttttttttgaaacagagtcttactctgttgcccaggctggaatgcagtagggcgatctcagctcactgcaacttctgcctcttgggctcaaacaactctcctgcctcagcctcctgagtagctgggactataggcgcacccCACCAcaactggttaatttttttttttttttagtagaaatggggtttcgccatgttgcccaggctggtctcaaactcctgagctcaggtgatctgctcgcttcggccttccaaagtgctgggattacaggcaagtcaccatgcctggccccaatttGTGGCTTTCACGCAGTCCTCTCTGCCTGAAAACTCTTCCTGGCTCACATCCCCACTTGTTCAGGTCTTTGTTCAAACGGTGCCTTTGGAAGAGGACTTTCCAGACCCACCTGTCTCCTCCACCCCTGCAGACTTTCCCCTGAGCGCTCTTCACCATCAGACACACTCGATACATCTTGGTCCCTGCCTGGCTTCCTCCACTACAAAGGCAGGGGTTTTCCTCTGCGTTAGTCATTGCTACACGTGACATCGAGAACAAGGCCCGCTGGTCTATGACACACACGTGCAGTAGGCACTCGCCACCCCACTCACCTTGCTCAGCTGGATCTCCATGAGGACATGGTGCTGCCGCCCGCTGCCCCCCTGCGTGCGCCATGAGTTCTGGGGCCGGTTGGGGCCAGAGCAGCGGGAAGGGGAGTTCCTGGGACCCGAGAGGCCAGCTCTTGCCCTGGGAAGAGGGACAGGGGCCAAGCTGACTCAGAGGAACCCCATTCCCTCCCCGTCCTCAGCAGGCCTTTTAGCCTAGGACAAGAGACCTCCGCTAGCCCCAGTCCTGGGAGGCAGGCGGGATAAGGaaggacaaggaaactgaggcccacctGGGGTGGATGGGGTTCAAGGTCTCCAGCTGCTGAAAGTCAGAGCTGGACCAGCCTGAGCCCCAACCTTCACCAGCTGCCACCTGCACCCACTCCTCCTCACCTGTGGCCGGGGTGGGGGCCAAAGTCTCGGCCCCCATAGAGGTGCCAGACAAGGGAGACTTCACGTAGCACCACCCGAGTGCTGGGCACTGGGAAATGGGCAGGTGCCCGCAGCAAGTCCGTGCTGCCGATCGGCCGTGAGAAGTAACCATCCCGCACAACGATGGGGCCGGGATGCAGCTGTGTCACCACAGGCTCCCCGTCTCGGGGCTGCAAGGAGGCCAGGTAGAGACATGTGACACAGATCTTCGATCCAGCCCagctgcccccagccccagcgcCTGTTTCTCCCCTGGCctcacttctttttcctttttttttttttaaagacagggtcgggtcatgctcggtcacccaggctggagtgcagtggcacaatcacggttcactgcaacctctgcctcctaggctcaagcgatcctcccacctcagcctcctgagtagcagggactgcagacatgtgccaccacatctggctaattttacttttttttttttttgagacggagtcttgctctgtcgcccaggttatagtgcagtggcgcaatctcggctcactgcaagctccgcctcccgggttccagcgattctcctgcctcagcctcctgagtagctgggtctacaggtgcctgccaccgcgcccagctcattttttgtatttttagtagagatggggtttcactgtgttagccaggatggtctcgatctcctgacctcgtgatccaccctccttggcctcccaaagtgctgggattacaggcttgagccaccgcgcccagccaattttacttttttttgtagagatagggtctcactatgttgctcaggctaatcTCTCAttgctggactcaagcaattctcccaccgtcacctcccaaattgctgggattataggcgtgacccaccatgcttggcctcctCCCTGTTTTTGATGAAAGATGACACTTCTGGGTTGCTGTTCCCTGGGTCTATGCCTGAGTGCTCTGTCCAAGAGGAGCCTGAGAGTCCCAGGCTCCTGCCAGCCCTGCCTCCTAAGACCTCGGTGAGTTCAGATATTCCCACCGGCCCTTGCAGCCACATGGTTCTCCATCCCTCTTGCTAActgccctctcctcttcctccatcccttgaATGTCCCAGTCCCTCTGCCCAGAACACCAGGCCTCCTCTTCCTCTGGAAATCTACCCACTCCATCAAAGCCCAGCATCAGGGCTGCCTCCCTAGGGTGGCACAGACCTAGCACCGCCCCCCAAGTGATGGCGACCACCTCCTGCCTGCTTCTCTCACCACAGGAGCTCCAGATGGCCAGGCAACCACCCCTGAGTGTTCCGTCCCCACCCCAAACACACCTGCCTGGACAGCAAACTGGTCCACCCCTCCCACCACGCACCGGGATGCCCAGGCCGGGAGCATCAAGGATGCAGAACTCATCACTGTCCAGGGTGTCTCCATCACCCTCCTCTTCCCTttcatcttccttctcctctgAGCACGACCCTAAGCTGCCAGCAGGTGGTGAAGGGGGCGGAGCCCCACTCCGTTCACCTGGGAATAGGTAGACGGAGATAGGTGACGCCTGAGGGAGGTGGCCACCTATAGGAGAGAGGCCAGTTTGGAGAGGCGCCCACAGTGGGTGCCTGACTGTGTCTGCTGTCCCCGCAGCACCCCCACTCCACCTGAAGACTGGGCCAGCTCCCGCAGGCTGCGCTCGGTGTCCAGGAGGGCATCGGCCAGGTCGCGCTGGTTGATGAGGGCCGTCTCCACTGGGGGGCATGAGGGCAGAGAGGCAGGACTCTCCGAGAGCTGGGCCAGGCAGGGGAGGAGCAATGAGTGAGACAGGACGAGGGTGGCCCCCagggctcccccaaccccaggcccgAGGGCCATGGCAGGGGAGGGGCCTGGCCGAGCTCTGGTAGCCTGTGTGGCCAGGCCTCACCTGTACCTTCTGGCCGGCGATCTCCGTGGGGCTGGGGGGCCGGGGTGGGGGGTGCAGATCGCCTGTGCTCATTACGTACTGGAGCAGGTTGACCAGCAGGGCACAGGAGTCGGCACAGCTGTGCACGTGTACCACGTTGTTGGAGCAGCGCAGCTCAAATAGCGGCTGGCTCTGCGGGCGGGGCAGGGGGAGCAGTTATGTGAACACAGGGGCCACTGCCTGCTGGCCCCACCCACTCGCTGGGAGGGCACTGCAGTTCTGACCCTGCCACAGGCAGAACAGGGATGGTCTCTCCTGGAGTGGATGACCTGCCCAGTAACTCCACTgaagagatgagcaaactgagccCAGAGGGTGAAAGAGGCTGAGCCCAGAGGGTGAAAGGGGCTTGGCCCAGGGCCATCCACGGAAGCAGGAGTGTGCCCACCCACCCTACCCCACTCCCCGTGAAGGGCTCTGCATGAGGCAGGGCAGGTTATCTCCATCTTACAGGAGATGAATCTGGGGACCCACAAAGGTGGCTGACTCCCAAGGCCTCGCTGGTGCCCTGGCTGCAGCGTCCTCTGGTGGCAGGGCTgaaacccattcattcattcagccagcaTCGAgggacccccccccccccaaggGCTGTACTGTGGCCCTTTGCAGGAGGGGTGCTAACTGCAGCCCAGGAAGGGCAGGTGTGAACTGCGTCTGGAGCCCGGGCACATGAGGGAGCAGCAGCCCCTGAAGACTTCCTCAGCCCCCGCGCCTGCTCTGGCTCCAGGAGCCAGAGTGACAGCCTCACTCACCAGTTTGCCCTCGGTGCTCCCTTTCCAGGTTTTAATCACAAGTTCCAAGAGGTCAACATCCAAGACACATACATAATCTGCAGCAGAGGCGAGAGAAAGGTCCTGTGGCCCCCTTCCACCCGGCCCCGGCCCCAGCACCTGGGGAAAGGATCCGGTTGATCCAGGTATAGTCCCTGCTGTGCAGGCTACGTGTGGGAGCTAAGGACCCGGCCAGCAGCTGCTGGGAGACACCTGGCTGCTCTGGGTGTGGCCGGGGCGGTGGTCCCTCAGAGGGGAGGGAGCCCAGTCCCGGCCCTGCCCACCTCGCCGCAGGTCCAGGGTCTCCACCTCACACTTGTCGGACAGGTACAAGGCGGAGTCATCGAGGATGAACCTGGGGGGGAACAGGGCTGAGAAGGGCCCGGGCACCGCTGCAGGCGGCAGCTCCACGGGAGCCGAGCAGAGGGGTCCCAAGCCCACAGGAAGTGGTATGGACAGGCCCCTCCAGCCTCAGCGTTCCTGCCTGCACAATAGGGAGAAGGCCCAGACAGCAGGCAGCAGGAGGCGGGCAGCACTTGCAGCTCTCAAAGTGCCTGCAGTTCTGACACCTCGATGGGGCCTCACGACAGTCCTGGGAAGGGGTGTCCATTTTTCTCCCCACTGCATTTGTGGTTCTTCTAAAATAAGTCcttatttttggctgggcgcagcgTACaggattatgcctgtaatcccagcacttggagaggctgaggcaggcagatcacctgatatcaggcgtttgagaccagcctggccaacgtggtgaaaccccgtatctactaaaaatgcaaatattagctgggcgtggtggcgggtgcctgtaatcccagctacttggaaggctgaggcaggagaatctcttgaactagggaggcagaggttgcagtgagcctagatcacaccactgcactctagcctgggcgacatccAAGACACAGACATAATCTGCAGCAGAGGCGAGAGAAAGGTCCTGTGGCCCCCTTCTACCCAGCTCCAGCcccagcacctgggggaaggatCCGGTTGATCCTTCCTTTTggcgtctcaaaaagaaataataatgagggctgggcatggtggctcacgcctataatcccagcacttttggagaccaaggcaggcggatcacgaggtcaggaggtcgagaccagcctgaccaacaagatgaaaccctgtctctactaaaaatacaaaacttagctgggtgtggtggtgggtgcccatagtcccagctacttgggaggctgaggcaggagaatcgcttgaacccaggaggcagaggttacagtgagctgagattgcaccactgcactccagcctgctgacagagcgagactctgtctcaaaaaaaaagtctttattttaagGGTAACATAATGAAAACTCCTTTAAGatattttagaataaagaaaataaaaatcattcatcattCCTAGTCCCTAATTCTGAGAAAACCACCATACACATCTCCTTCCAAACTTTCTCTGCAGCTGCACACCAAGACATATATAAACACCCCTTcataaactgattttaaaacataCGTAGTCTTGTATCCAATGTTATTTGAGTAAACACTGTACTGCGGcatcttctattttatttatttatttatttatttatttatttatttatttgagacggagtcttgctctgtcacccaggctggagtgcagtggtgcaatcttggctcactgtaatctccacctcccggattcaagtgattctcctgcctcagcctcccgagtagctgggactacaggcgcctgccaccacgcccggctcatttctgtatttttagtagagacggggtttcaccatattggccaggctggtctcgaactcctgaccttgtgatctgcctgcctcagcctcccaaaggattcacacctgggattacaggtgtgagccaccgcaccctccATCTTGTTATATTTTGAAGTGATTCTTCAGCTTCACTTTAATCCCTGCATGGTTTTCTACCTACTAGGTGGGCCATGCTTATTTGCTCAGGTTGTAAGGGTTGTGATTTAATTGATACGTTTTGACTGTTTTAACTTATACTACATAAGCATTAAATTCCACCTCACTTATTCTCATATCCTAGGACAACCCCCAGACATGAGATTACCAGGTCAGAGGGCACAAATGCTTATAAGGCTCTGATCAGGAGGGTCCAACTGCCCTCTAGAAAGGCGGAAACAATCCACATTCCTGAGAATGGGACTATCACCCGGGTGGACAGCCGGTGAGGGTGGGATGGCCCGGTGCGGGGTGGCCGGCATACCTGAGCAGGAAGGTGGAGGTGTCCATGATGATGTTGCTGGAGAGAGTGAAGGTCTCCGCGGTGATGAGGACACGCACGGGGAGGTAGAGTGGCCTGGGGGTGATACTCAGGCTGGGGCCGGCTCCTTACACCTGAGAGCCCATCCCcgtccccagcccctggcccacCCAGCCTGGTACCTATAGTCCACAGAGCAGGATAACAGGTGTGTGTGCAGGATGGTGATGACTGTCGGGGGCAGGTAGCCCAGCACAGGGTCATCCAGCACGTCTAGGAACTCCAACAGCttcagaggccagggcaggaggaagcaGTGAGGATCAGGTGGCGTCTTCCCTCCTCTAACCCCTCCGTGTCCTGGCCCCTGCCTGGCACCTCACCTTCTGCCCACTAGCTGTCTGCCACACCCCTTGCCCAGGAGCTCCGGCCAAGGTCAGCTGTGGCCCAGTCCATGTTGCTCCCACCGGCCTCCTCCCACCTAGAGACCTGCTTGCCCAAAACAGAAGTCCAGAGTCACTGGGCCATGTGGCTGCCCACCACCCACACTCACCTGGGAATGCCAGCTCTGCTTGGGCAGGGCCATGTAGTGGCGCAGGGTGGCTTTGTGTAACCGCAGTGTCACCAGGAACTCCTGAGGGGAGGGGCGCAGTCAGGGCAGTGGGGGGGCCAGCCTCACCACGCACTGGGGTCCCACCGCACACCGGGGCCGCAGCCCAGGCTAGCAGGAGGGGTATCTGGCAGGCAAGCCCGTACCTTCACATTCTTGTGGGGGTCCAGGTGGATGCGCACAGCAGTGGACAACATATGGGGGCCCCGGCCCTGGCCCTTGCGGCCCGAGGCTCCCCGCTCGGTCACCCCTTCCTCCGATGGATAGATGGTCGGGGCCAGCTGAGCCGGGGGAGCGAAACTGGGAAGGTCCAGGTGACTGGGCAGCGGGTAGTCATCCACGGCCGCTGGGGAGGGGTCTCATGAGCCCCCTGCCAAGCCAACTGGCTACCCACTCCACCCAGGGCCCACATCTGTCCTGAAAGCCCTCCACCCCCAACCCTGGGCCCCAGTGGTGACCCGCCCCCAGGCCTCACACCTCGGTGGTAGAGTGTTGCCTTTTCAGCTTCCAGACAGAAGTAGCCAAGTCCTGGCTGGCCACAGTACTGGGAGACACTGAAGAGGGTACCATGCTCCATGTCCAGCACCAGCTCCCCATGCACAGCCTCCAGCCGCTTCCCACACTCATCCTGCAGAAGGAGCACACGGCCTGGCTTCCCCAGCTGCACTCAGCAACCCTCAAGCCCTCGGGGGGTTGGCGGCTCCTGGAGCCCTGGCCTAAGAGGGTCAGCTCCAGTTTCCACCACGGACGCTGCTGGAGGCCCTGGATGGCACTTGCCTCTTCTGCCaggagaaaaataatctcttccgGGTCTGCCCCCTCAGAGTGGGAACGGTGGGTGCTCCATGCCCATCCCGACCCCTAGCATGGTGCTTTACATACAGCAGGGGGTCAGAAGGAGCTGATGGGCTGTGATAGGGTGGGCAGGCTGGCGTGGGTGGGCTGGTGCTGCCCACTAAGGCCTCCTGCTCTCCACATTCTTGACCTGGAGCTGCTCGTGCTGGTCTTGCTTTGCCGCCAATGGGAGCTCTGAAGTTTGGGGCCCACCTGCCCAGGGCTGCACTCACCTTGGTCTCACAGAGGGCTGTGATCCGCCCCTTCAGCACTGTCACCAGTGTAGAGAAGGTGCTCTGCAAGTGAAGACTTGGGGCCTCAGGGGCAGGGGCCTGTGGGCCGCCTGATGCCCCCACTGAGAAGAAGTGGGCATCCTCGTCATCCGAGTCCGAGTCTGGGGTGAGATCAAAGCAGTTGGCTGGGAAGGAGACCGCGAAGGGCTAGCCTGGCCCTTCCCAGACCTGGGGGTCCTCCCTCTAGCCCTGCATTAGCACCTCTCATACCCAGCTTGAAGGTTGACTTGCACATCTTAAAGCTGTCGTGCCAGAAGCCTGAGGGGCCGGGGAAGCCCGAGGGCTGGGTGGCGGGGTCAGGGGTGGGAAGCAGATCTGCGGGCTCCCACATGAGCAGGTCGTTGTTGATCCTGAGACAGGCGGGTGGACAGCAGGTAAGGGAGGCCAGGCCCACGCCGTGTCCAGTCCCGCCCTGCTGGCCCCGCGTCTCCACCTGTTGTAGATGCTCTCGTAGACCTCCTTGCTGGGCAGAAAGATGTGGACACTGGGCAGGATCACTTCCAGGCTGTAGCGGGACAGTGCCAGGGTCCGGCTCTGGAACGTCCTCATCTCCTCAGGGTCTCCAGGGATCACCATCTGGACAGGGTGAGGTGGAAAGAGCAGGAGGGCCATCTTAGAGATGCTGGCTGGGGCCTGTCTCTGGTCTCAGTCCTGCCCTCCTATcgttcatcattcattcattcataggaGCCCTTCTCTACTGGGGATGCATGATAGCCATATGGATACAGTGCTGATGGCACACCTGTGCTGTTCTAAGGGCTTCAGGTATGTTAACtcctttcatcctcacaacaggcCTATGACACAGGTCATggttaggctgggcgcagtgcctcgcacctgtaatcctagcacttgtgggagggtgaggagggcagatcacttgaggtcaggagtttgagaccagcctggccaacatggtgaaaccctgtgtctactaaaaatacaaaattaggccgggcgcggtggctcatgcctataatcccagcactttgggaggctgaggcgggtgatcatttgaggtcaggagttcgagaccagcctggccaacatggtgaaaccctgtgtctactaaaaatacaaaattaggccgggcacggtggctcacgcctataatcccagcactttgggaggctgaggcgggtgatcatttgaggtcaggagttcgagaccagcctggccaacatggtgaaaccccgtctctactaaaaatataaaaattagccaggcgtggtggcacgcgcctgtaatcccagctactcaggaggctgaggcaggagaatcgcttgagcctgggaggtggaggttgtggtgagctgagatcgtgccactgcactccagcctcggcgacagagcaaaactctatctcaaaaaaaaaaaagaaaaaaaagagagacaggtcATGGTGCCCATTTTCCAGGGGAAGAAACTCATCTATAGGTAACTCTTCAAGGTCAGGTAACTCCCCAAGGTGATGACACAGTCCCAAGTGGCAGAGCCTGGCCCTTAACTGCCTCTCCAAGTGTACAGTGCTGATCGACCAGTCAGGTGGGGCGGGACCTGATCTTTCCAATTGAGGACTCATGCTCCCGAGGGGCCTGCCCTCACCAGTGCCCTTTCAGAAAGACTCTGATTGGCTGGAAAGAATGGAAGAGCCGAAATCCTCACTGGTCTTGGGTCAGCTCATGCCCACCCCAGCTGGTCGTGCTGCCCTGGCCCACAGCCACACAGGTGGCTTCTATGGCAGGAACCCGGGCGGTGGGCGGGAGGGGGTCCTGGGAAGAGGTAGGGCCAAGTCTCACCTCCTCTGTCTCATACATGGTCCTCTTAGAGGAGAAGGGCGAGGGCTCAGGTTCCCGCAGCTCACAGGGACTCTCCACTGACAGCTCcagctcctctcccttctcctgggCCACCTCCCACTGTGTGCTGCTGGACTGGGGGTTCACAGTCACCACTACCCTGCCGGGGCACAGGCCTGTCACTGGCCTGCAGGGCCCCCGGCACCCAGTTCCAAACTGGCCCCCTGCCACCCCCAGCAGAACCCTCCTCTCCTGGGCCCCATCCAGAGCCCCTACTTACTGGGGCAGGAAGTACTTGCGCCCAGTGCTCTTGGGGTCCAGGGCTTTGGAGACACGCAGGCAGGGGACAGGTGGCTTCCCTCCATCTTCATAGATACCTGGAGGGGGATGGGGAATTAGGGGGGTCATCACTGCTGCCTTTTCCTATTTCTTCCCCAATGCCCGGGTCAGCTCAGAGCTGTGCCCCCGACTCCACACACACCTTGGTGGGCAGAGAAAGCCAGAGACAAAGGGTCCACCCTTTGTCAGCGAGGAGGCCAGGGACAGGCAGTGCTGGGACCCCAAGAGCTGGTAAAGGCCTGGGCCAGGGGCTGCTCGGGTTGTGACTGGGCCCCTTCCATAGCCCCAAGCCCACCTCTCCCAGAAGCCAGGCCTCTTGCCCCAAG contains these protein-coding regions:
- the ATG2A gene encoding autophagy-related protein 2 homolog A isoform X5; translation: MSRWLWPWSNCVKERVCRYLLHHYLGHFFQEHLSLDQLSLDLYKGSVALRDIHLEIWSVNEVLESMESPLELVEGFVGSIEVAVPWAALLTDHCTVRVSGLQLTLQPRRGPAPGAADPQSWASCMTTSLQLAQECLRDGLPEPSEPPQPLEGLEMFAQTIETVLRRIKVTFLDTVVRVEHSPGDGERGVAVEVRVQRLEYCDEAVRDPSQVPPVDVHQPPAFLHKLLQLAGVRLHYEELPAQEEPPEPPLQIGSCSGYMELMVKLKQNEAFPGPKLEVAGQLGSLHLLLTPKQLQQLQELLSALSLTDHEGLADKLNKSRPLGAEDLWLIEQDLNQQLQAGVVAEPLNPDPLTNPLLNLDSTDLFFSMAGLTSSVASALSELSLSDVDLASSVHSDMASRRLSAQAHSAGKMAPNPLLDTMRPDSLLKMTLGGVTLTLLQTSAPSSGPPDLATHFFTKFDATKDGPFGSRDFHHLRPCFQRACPCSHVRLTGTAVQLSWELRTGSRGRRTTSMEVHFGQLEVLECLWPRGTSEPEYTEILTFPGMLGSQASARPCAHLRHTQTLRRVPKSRPRRSVACHYHSELALDLANFQADVELGALDRLAALLRLATVPAKPPAGLLTEPLPAMEQQTVFRLSAPRATLRLRFPIADLRPERDPWAGQAVRAEQLRLELSEPQFRSELSSGPGPPVPTHLELTCSDLHGIYEDGGKPPVPCLRVSKALDPKSTGRKYFLPQVVVTVNPQSSSTQWEVAQEKGEELELSVESPCELREPEPSPFSSKRTMYETEEMVIPGDPEEMRTFQSRTLALSRYSLEVILPSVHIFLPSKEVYESIYNRINNDLLMWEPADLLPTPDPATQPSGFPGPSGFWHDSFKMCKSTFKLANCFDLTPDSDSDDEDAHFFSVGASGGPQAPAPEAPSLHLQSTFSTLVTVLKGRITALCETKDECGKRLEAVHGELVLDMEHGTLFSVSQYCGQPGLGYFCLEAEKATLYHRAAVDDYPLPSHLDLPSFAPPAQLAPTIYPSEEGVTERGASGRKGQGRGPHMLSTAVRIHLDPHKNVKEFLVTLRLHKATLRHYMALPKQSWHSQLLEFLDVLDDPVLGYLPPTVITILHTHLLSCSVDYRPLYLPVRVLITAETFTLSSNIIMDTSTFLLRFILDDSALYLSDKCEVETLDLRRDYVCVLDVDLLELVIKTWKGSTEGKLSQPLFELRCSNNVVHVHSCADSCALLVNLLQYVMSTGDLHPPPRPPSPTEIAGQKVQLSESPASLPSCPPVETALINQRDLADALLDTERSLRELAQSSGERSGAPPPSPPAGSLGSCSEEKEDEREEEGDGDTLDSDEFCILDAPGLGIPPRDGEPVVTQLHPGPIVVRDGYFSRPIGSTDLLRAPAHFPVPSTRVVLREVSLVWHLYGGRDFGPHPGHRARAGLSGPRNSPSRCSGPNRPQNSWRTQGGSGRQHHVLMEIQLSKVSFQHEVYPAEPATGPEAPSQELEERPLSRQVFIVQELEVRDRLASSQINKFLYLHTSERMPRRAHSNMLTIKALHVAPTTNLGGPECCLRVSLMPLRLNVDQDALFFLKDFFTSLVAGINPVVPGETSVETRPETRAQPSSPLEGQAEGVETTGSQEAPGGGHSPSPPDQQPIYFREFRFTSEVPIWLDYHGKHVTMDQVGTFAGLLIGLAQLNCSELKLKRLCCRHGLLGVDKVLGYALNEWLQDIRKNQLPGLLGGVGPMHSVVQLFQGFRDLLWLPIEQYRKDGRLMRGLQRGAASFGSSTASAALELSNRLVQAIQATAETVYDILSPAAPVSRSLQDKRSARRLRRGQQPADLREGVAKAYDTVREGILDTAQTICDVASRGHEQKGLTGAVGGVIRQLPPTVVKPLILATEATSSLLGGMRNQIVPDAHKDHALKWRSDSAQD